One genomic window of Paramormyrops kingsleyae isolate MSU_618 chromosome 22, PKINGS_0.4, whole genome shotgun sequence includes the following:
- the zc3h7a gene encoding zinc finger CCCH domain-containing protein 7A has product MSSAPKDRKSRWQDIQKGLEFIESTLPFPGPDEQYNEFIQNLVTNLFEEGNDVYSEGERMKSVEHYTEALSVADYAASEDIVIHSETLEKLYANRAAAYLCTGVYDPALSDCEEALKLNSDNHRALYRKARCLKEMGRNAEAYEAISKCFLAVPQDPSVIKLTEDLAKFLGLKVRKPYTRRKPASNMLPDSSNSAAPSEKSFKEVDSVEDIELVSQAPQQMGAPLLAPSMLPQPPLNKKGSSETASVSAFEAHNVVLVANGGVARSGAGGGARGVMSYPLAQSPYNAHIIGNELDKLLDVAAPGHAPGDVVARGSPMSAAPDPLLTSSHHSLPYTSSSIHSANFTGLYTSSGSSGNPEFDLASFPSALDSLDSLPIPDMHTVTPTPLEMGGALLPPGILAQPPVSHKGGNEAASLSLSPFKSHNAAPLNIMLPLLANGGGARGAMSFPMPPSHLDSFGTQIIGDELDKLLEVTAPGQAAADVVARGSPPITAPDPLLTSSHHGLPYTSSSVHSANYTGLYTNSGSSGNSEFDLVSFSSTLDTLDNLCISESEMGTLDFGMGFPPMYSSETSLDPQFRMTFNVVDGQPSIQVPLPRNPLSETHEFRQACSCCYVKLGPGMLDYSLSNEAHKCKKDVLLGRLKNFEDQRWKRIRPRPTKNQYVGPYYVCKDVAGGEECKYPGHCTFAYCQEEIDVWTLERKGFITRDILVNPQDASKSINFTVSKILQEHQGMFIFLCEDCFDNKPRIISRTSKDNRALCSHPTKKHVFKDRRCLVHVAGEGPQVPARQENRVSYSKIRPYSPLSQRDLCRHVARYGCVREDSCFFAHSLVELKVWIMQGQRGMSSEDIVQESSKCWNLESSVQQSSSTPKFGPAHLKISFVCSQCWRNGQVIEADKNRKYCAAKARHPWAKDKRVLLVSSVERKKWLQIRPLPVKKPIPSQFEICLHISSGKKCQYIGVCTFAHSPEERDLWTFMKESNIADFERLYELWLRAQKPGGGEEASSQGARENGRHIHMPTDYAEEVARNHCWLCGKNCNSDRQWQQHITSEKHKEKVFNSEDDQNCWQYRFPTGTFRVCERYLRAACPDKEKCEFAHGKEELEEWKDRRDFLLRKLAKAKMDHLIAPDDNDFGKYSFMLKEIN; this is encoded by the exons ATGTCTAGTGCGCCTAAGGACCGAAAAAGCCGCTGGCAGGACATCCAGAAGGGCCTGGAGTTCATAGA ATCTACCCTGCCCTTTCCTGGACCTGATGAACAGTATAAT GAATTCATCCAAAACCTGGTAACGAATCTCTTTGAGGAAGGGAACGATGTTTATAGTGAGGGCGAGCGGATGAAATCTGTAGAGCACTACACGGAAGCTTTGAGCGTGGCGGACTACGCGGCCTCGGAGGATATCGTGATTCACAGCGAAACTCTGGAGAAGCTGTATGCCAATCGAGCTGCTGCCTACCTCTGTACT ggaGTGTATGACCCGGCTCTGAGCGACTGCGAGGAGGCGCTGAAGCTGAACAGCGACAACCACAGGGCTCTGTACCGGAAAGCCAGGTGCCTGAAGGAGATGGGGAGGAATGCTGAGGCATATGAAGCCATATCCAAGTGTTTTCTGGCCGTGCCGCAG GATCCCAGCGTTATAAAACTGACCGAGGATTTGGCAAAATTTCTGGGGCTAAAAGTCCGTAAACCCTACACAAGGCGTAAG CCGGCCTCTAACATGTTGCCAGACTCCAGCAACTCAGCGGCACCCAGTGAAAAG AGTTTTAAAGAAGTGGACTCTGTGGAGGACATCGAGCTCG TATCGCAAGCCCCTCAGCAGATGGGTGCCCCCCTGCTAGCCCCAAGCATGCTGCCACAGCCCCCCCTTAATAAAAAAGGGAGCAGCGAGACGGCCTCAGTCTCTGCCTTTGAGGCTCACAATGTCGTGCTGGtggcgaatgggggcgtggCCAGGAGTGGGGCTGGGGGCGGAGCCAGGGGTGTCATGTCATACCCCCTGGCCCAATCCCCCTACAACGCGCACATCATTGGCAACGAGCTGGACAAGCTGCTTGACGTCGCAGCCCCTGGCCATGCTCCAGGG GACGTGGTGGCCAGAGGATCTCCTATGAGCGCAGCGCCTGACCCTCTGCTCACATCCTCGCACCACAGCCTCCCATACACCAGCTCCTCCATACACTCGGCTAATTTCACCGGTCTCTACACCAGCAGTGGTTCCTCTGGGAACCCTGAGTTTGATCTGGCCTCCTTCCCCTCAGCCTTGGATTCTCTGGACAGTCTTCCAATACCCGACATGCACACAG TGACTCCAACCCCTCTGGAAATGGGAGgagctctgctgccccctggtatCCTGGCACAGCCCCCTGTCAGCCACAAGGGGGGGAACGAGgcagcttctctctctctctctcccttcaaGTCCCACAATGCGGCGCCGCTGAACATTATGCTGCCCCTGCTGGCAAATGGAGGTGGGGCAAGAGGCGCCATGTCTTTCCCCATGCCTCCGTCTCACCTGGACTCCTTCGGCACCCAGATCATTGGCGACGAGCTGGACAAGCTGCTTGAGGTTACAGCCCCTGGTCAGGCCGCAGCG GACGTGGTGGCCAGAGGATCTCCTCCAATCACCGCGCCTGACCCTCTGCTCACATCCTCGCACCATGGCCTCCCATACACCAGCTCCTCCGTACACTCAGCTAATTACACTGGTCTCTACACCAACAGTGGTTCCTCTGGGAACTCGGAGTTTGATCTAGTCTCCTTCTCCTCGACCTTGGACACCCTGGACAATCTTTGCATCTCTGAGTCAGAAATGG GAACTCTGGATTTTGGCATGGGTTTTCCACcg ATGTATAGCAGTGAGACATCCCTAGATCCTCAGTTTAGGATGACCTTTAACGTGGTGGATGGACAACCTTCTATTCAAGTTCCACTTCCCAGAAATCCCCTGTCAGAGACCCACGAGTTTCGGCAGGCCTGCTCATGCTGCTATGTGAAGTTGG GTCCAGGAATGCTGGATTATTCTCTGTCAAATGAGgcacacaaatgcaaaaaagaCGTACTTTTAGGCAGACTCAAGAACTTTGAAGACCAAAGATGGAAGCGAATTCGGCCGAGACCCACTAAGAATCAGTACGTCGGGCCATATTACGTTTGCAAAG ATGTTGCTGGGGGTGAGGAGTGCAAATACCCCGGTCACTGCACATTTGCCTACTGCCAGGAAGAGATTGACGTCTGGACTCTCGAACGGAAAGGATTCATTACCAGAGACATACTGGTCAATCCACAGGATGCCAGCAAGAGCATTAATTTCACAGTTTCTAAAATACTTCAGGAGCATCAGGGGATGTTTATCTTCCTCTGCGAG GACTGCTTCGACAACAAGCCGAGGATCATCAGCAGAACCAGTAAGGACAACCGTGCTCTGTGCTCACACCCCACGAAGAAGCACGTCTTTAAAGACCGCAG GTGTCTGGTCCACGTGGCGGGTGAGGGTCCGCAGGTACCCGCGCGGCAGGAGAATCGCGTCAGCTACTCCAAGATCCGGCCCTACAGCCCCCTCTCCCAGAGGGACCTGTGCCGGCACGTGGCACGCTATGGCTGCGTGCGAGAGGACAGCTGCTTCTTCGCACACAGCCTCGTGGAGCTGAAAGTATGGATCATGCAGGGCCAGAGAG GAATGTCCTCTGAGGACATTGTTCAAGAGTCCAGCAAGTGCTGGAACCTGGAATCCAGTGTCCAG CAGTCTTCCAGTACTCCCAAGTTTGGACCAGCCCACCTGAAGATATCTTTTGTGTGCAGCCAGTGCTGGAGAAACGGTCAAGTTATCGAGGCCGACAAGAACAGGAAGTATTGTGCGGCTAAAGCACGGCATCC CTGGGCTAAAGACAAGCGAGTCCTATTGGTGAGCTCTGTTGAGCGTAAGAAGTGGCTACAAATCCGCCCTCTTCCAGTCAAGAAGCCTATTCCCTCTCAGTTTGAG ATCTGTCTGCACATATCTTCTGGGAAGAAGTGTCAGTACATAGGAGTCTGCACGTTCGCGCACAGTCCGGAGGAGAGGGACCTCTGGACCTTCATGAAGGAGAGCAACA TTGCAGACTTTGAGCGACTCTATGAACTCTGGCTGCGAGCTCAGAAGCCCGGTGGGGGCGAGGAAGCTTCCAGCCAAGGAGCCCGCGAAAATGGGAGGCACATCCACATGCCTACGGACTATGCTGAGGAAGTG GCCCGCAACCACTGCTGGCTGTGTGGCAAGAACTGCAACAGCGACCGGCAGTGGCAGCAGCACATAACCTCTGAGAAGCACAAGGAGAAGGTGTTTAACTCAGAGGACGACCAGAACTGCTGGCAGTATCGATTCCCCACTGGCACCTTCAGAGTGTGTGAGAG GTATCTAAGGGCTGCTTGCCCTGACAAGGAGAAGTGTGAGTTTGCCCATGGAAAAGAGGAGCTTGAAGAGTGGAAGGACAGGAGGGATTTCCTGCTAAGGAAACTCGCCAAAGCCAAGATGGATCATCTAATTGCTCCTGACGATAACGACTTTGGGAAGTATAGTTTTATGCttaaagaaattaattaa
- the pla2g10 gene encoding group 10 secretory phospholipase A2 produces the protein MLALHFMLLLLSVHMAFLSPGRYQRSKRGLLELAGVIKCSTGKSALAYMMYGCYCGLGGQGWPRDRADWCCHKHDCCYEQAEFAGCQTKTDTYKWTCDDNVADCDYLNDRCEKILCRCDREAANCLKKAPYIRKYALWPDFLCGCDHPTCNYY, from the exons ATGCTCGCTCTGCACTTCATGCTCCTGTTATTGTCTG TGCACATGGCCTTCCTGTCTCCGGGCAGGTACCAGCGGAGTAAGAGAGGCTTGCTGGAGCTGGCTGGGGTCATCAAGTGCAGCACGGGGAAGTCTGCCCTGGCCTATATGATGTACGGTTGCTATTGTGGCCTGGGGGGCCAAGGCTGGCCCCGGGACCGGGCGGACTG GTGTTGTCACAAACATGATTGCTGTTACGAACAAGCTGAATTCGCTGGCTGTCAGACCAAGACTGACACTTATAAATGGACGTGTGACGACAATGTTGCAGACTGTG ATTATCTGAATGACAGATGTGAGAAAATCCTTTGCCGCTGTGACAGAGAAGCTGCCAACTGTTTGAAGAAAGCACCATATATACGCAAATATGCCTTGTGGCCTGATTTTTTATGCGGGTGTGACCACCCAACGTGTAATTATTACTAA